In the genome of Vicia villosa cultivar HV-30 ecotype Madison, WI linkage group LG7, Vvil1.0, whole genome shotgun sequence, one region contains:
- the LOC131618884 gene encoding uncharacterized protein LOC131618884, producing the protein MDNRFNNDKGPPSFRIQGQSCHKIGSMLPMPRHTQKFVQLYIYDTGNEIQNRVHRFRRKNKSFDVQNPNTNIRFIYVYYREKSDRAELLKLAKLIIWDEAPLPHKYCFEALDKTLQYIMTWSKSSKTIFRGKVVVFGGDFRQILPVLPRGSPSDIIYATINSSYIWDHCKVLRLTNIMRLHQSNIKSSDYELEQFSDWILKVGDAKLAEHKDSYANITIPSQFSITGFDNPIQSIVEYKYPNFKGNFQNEHFLHCRAILVRTIEIVDVIKKYVSFLILGEEKEYLSADTVNKCDGNGNEAFDVLTMEFLNTLTTSGLPNH; encoded by the exons ATGGATAATCGTTTTAACAACGACAAAGGTCCTCCCAGTTTTAGAATTCAAGGTCAATCATGCCACAAGATTGGAAGCATGTTACCAATGCCAAGGCACACTCAAAAGTTTGTGCAACTGTATATATATGATACGGGGAACGAAATACAAAATAGAGTTCACAGATTCAG GAGGAAGAACAAATCATTTGATGTTCAAAATCCCAATACCAACATTAGATTCATCTACGTGTATTATAGAGAAAAAAGTGATCGTGCAGAGCTTCTAAAACTTGCCAAGTTAATAATTTGGGACGAAGCTCCATTGCCTCACAAATATTGTTTTGAAGCATTGGATAAAACACTCCAATATATTATGACATGGTCCAAATCTTCAAAGACAATATTTAGAGGAAAGGTTGTCGTCTTTGGTGGTGATTTTCGACAAATTTTACCTGTTCTCCCAAGGGGAAGTCCTTCTGATATAATTTATGCCACTATTAATTCATCATACATATGGGATCATTGCAAGGTTCTAAGGCTTACAAATATCATGAGACTTCATCAATCCAACATAAAATCAAGTGATTATGAATTAGAACAGTTTTCAGATTGGATATTAAAAGTTGGAGACGCAAAATTAGCTGAACATAAGGATAGCTATGCAAATATTACCATTCCTTCACAGTTTTCAATCACTGGATTTGACAATCCCATCCAGTCCATTGTTGAGTACAAATATCCAAACTTTAAAGGAAATTTTCAGAATGAACATTTTCTTCATTGTAGAGCAATTTTAGTAAGAACTATTGAGATAGTGGATGTTATCAAGAAATATGTTTCGTTTTTAATTCTAG GAGAAGAGAAGGAGTATTTAAGCGCGGATACAGTTAATAAATGTGATGGTAACGGAAATGAAGCTTTTGATGTTTTGACCATGGAATTTCTCAACACACTTACAACTTCAGGCCTTCCTAATcactaa